In Oharaeibacter diazotrophicus, the genomic window GCTCGTGTATACGAGGCCGCTCCGCGGCGCCACCCGCGTCGCCGCCGCCCGCCGCCGCACCGCCGCGCGGGCGCTCGCCCGAGACCGGCCGCCCGCCGCGGCCCACGCACAAGGACCGCCGATGTCGCTCGCCCTCTCCGCCCTGCCGTTCGACGACATCCGCAGCCTGGTCTCCCGCATGCCCGGGCCGGACGCCGACGCGGTCGACGCGGTGCGCCGGCGCGACGCCCGCCTCACCAAGCCCGCCGGCTCGCTCGGCCGCCTGGAGACGCTCGTCGAGTGGCTGGCGGCGTGGCAGGCCCGGCCGACCCCGCGGGTCGACCGCCCGGTGGTGTCGATCTTCGCGGCGAATCACGGCGTCGCCGCCCGCGGCGTCTCGGCCTTTCCGCCCTCGGTGACCGAGCAGATGGTGGCGAATTTCGCCGCCGGCGGCGCCGCCATCAACCAGATGTGCGTCGCCTTCGACCTCGGCCTCAAGGTGCTCGAACTCGCCCTCGAGGTGCCGACGCCGGACATCACCGTCGCCGACGCCTTCGACGAGGCCGGCTGCGCCGCCACCATCGCCTTCGGCATGGAATCGGTCGCCGGCGGCGCCGACCTCCTGATCGTCGGCGAGATGGGCATCGGCAACACCACCGTCGCCGCGGCGATCTACCACGGTCTCTACGGCGGCGACGCCGCCGACTGGGTCGGCCGCGGCACCGGCGTCGACGACGAGGGCCTCGCCCGCAAGCGCGACGCCGTCGCCGCCGCGGTCGCCCGCCTCGGCGAGGGCCGCCGCGATCCGCTCGAGGTGCTGCGCCGGGTCGGCGGCCGCGAGATCGCGGCCATGGTCGGTGCCCTGATCGCGGCCCGATTCGAGCACGTGCCGGTGATCGTCGACGGCTTCGTCGCCACCGCCGCCGCCGCCGTGTTGCACGCGATGGATCCCGCCGCGGTCGACCACGTCCTGGTCGGCCACCGCTCGGCCGAGGGCGCCCACGGCGCGGTGCTGGAGCGGCTCGGCAAGACCGCGCTGCTCGACCTCGGCCTCCGCCTCGGCGAGGGCACCGGCGCCGCGCTCGCCGCCGCGCTCGTCAAGGCCGCCGCCGCCACCCATGCCGGCATGGCGACCTTCGATCAGGCCGGCGTCGCCGAGAAGGGCTGACGCGGGCGCGAAAAGGGAGACGGACGGGAGGCGGGCGATCCCTGGCGGGCTCAGGCCCGGCGGCGCGCGTCGTGGAAGCCGCCGGGGCGGCGCTCGTCGGGCCCCGACGGTTCGGCGATCTGGTGCATCACCTCCATCACCCGCGCCGGCGGGAAGGTCACGGTGACCTCGGTGCCCTCGCGGAGCTTGGAGCGCAGGTCGAAGGTGCCACCGTGCATGGTGACCAGCGCCTGCACGATCGGCAGGCCGAGGCCGGTGCCCTGTTCGGCCGTCTTGATCGCGAGCGAGCCCTGGCCGAAGGCCGACAGCACGATCGGGATCTCCTCCTCGGGAATGCCGGGGCCGTTGTCGCGCACGCTGACATACTGGCCGCCGCCGGCGGTCCAGCCCATCTTGACCCAGATCTCGCCGCCGGTCGGGGTGAACTTCACCGCGTTCGACAGGAGGTTCAGCACGATCTGGCGCAGGCCGCGCTCGTCGGCCCACAGCTTCGGCAGATTAGGCTCGAACTGCTCGTGGATGGTCAGGCCCTTGGTCTTGGCCTTCAGCTTGATCAGGTGGTGGCAGTCCTCCACCACGTCGGCGAGCCGCACCGCCTCCTCGTTCAGCGCGTAGCGCCCGGCCTCGATGCGGGAGAGGTCGAGGATCTCGTTGATCAGGTTGAGGAGGTGGGTGCCTGAATTGTGGATGTCGGTGACGTATTCGCGATAGTGGTCGTTGCCCATCGGCCCGAACACCTCGCCCTTCATGATCTCGGAGAAGCCGAGGATCGCGTTGAGCGGCGTGCGGAGCTCGTGGCTCATGGTCGCCAGGAAGCGCGACTTGGCGAGGTTGGCCTCCTCGGCGCGGCGGCGGCTGTCGTCCGACACCGCCTTGGCCTGCTCGAGTTCGGCGATCAGCGCGTCCTTCTCGGCGCGGAACTCCAGCACCGTCAGCGAGGTCTCGTGCAGGCGGATCGCGAGCAGCACGAAGAAGCCCTCCGCGATCACCACGAAGCCGGCCATGGTGTAGCCGACGAATGCCTGGGTCATCGCCATTTCGGCGCTGCCGAACACGGCCATCGGCAGCGTGCCCCAGATCACCGCCTGCGGCAGGTTGCTCGCCACCATGCCGGTCACCGCGATCGCGGTGAGGAGGGCGCCGAAGGCGAACACGCCGAGCTGGCCCGGCTCGGCGGTCGGCAGGAAGGCGAGCGCGCCGAAGGCGAGGCCGAACAGCGCCTCGGTGATCGCGAACTGCCGGCGCCAGTAGGCGAGCTTGACATCCTCCGGCGACGTGCCGAGGAAGCGACGGCAGATCAGCCAGTTGAGCGCGAGGGTCGCCAGCGCCGCGGTGCCCCAGCCCGCCGCCAGCGGCAGCGCGATCCAGTAGCTCGCGGTCGCCGCGATCACCGCCACGAAAACCGCCACCGCCGCGAAGGCCGAGACGCGGTTGCGGGCGTAGCCGAGCATCAGCTCGTAGTCGAAGGCCGGGCGCGTGCCCGTCGACGACGACAGCCGCTCGCGGACGTCCCGGACCGCGCGCGAGGTCTCGCGGCGACGATCGGCCTTGCGCCGATTCATCTCCGTCCGATCCGCCGTGCGTCCGATCGTCGTGTCGGTCATCACGCCCCGTCTAGGCATTTCGCGCGCCGGCACCGGCTTTACGCGTTCCCCGCAGTCTTTCGGAAACTACGCGCGGGAACCTTAAGGGGCCGTTCGGCCGTGTGGTTAACGATTGGTCGATCGCGTCGATCCACCCGCCCGCTCGGCCGGGACGCCGTCGGGACCGCGGCGGCATTGACTTCGGCCGGAGAATGGATTTCTACTCCAAGCCATCAGATGGGCGTCGGCGTGGAATGTCATTCTCAGCCTTCGCCATTCAGCCCGAGGCTTCCCAAGTGATCGACCGTCTGGACCGCAAGATCCTCTCCATCCTCCAGGAGGATGCGACCATCCCCGTCGCCGAGATCGGCAAGCGCGTGGGGTTGTCGACGACGCCGTGCTGGCGCCGCATCCAGAAGCTCGAGGAGGACGGCGTGATCCGTCGCCGCGTCGCGGTGCTGGACCCGAAGAAGATCAACGCCAAGGTCACCGTCTTCGTGGCGATCACCACCAACCAGCATTCCGAGGAATGGCTGAAGCGTTTCGCCGAGGTGATCCGCGACTTCCCCGAGGTGGTCGAGTTCTACCGGATGAGCGGTCAGGTCGACTACCTGCTCCGGGTCGTCGTGCCCGACATCGAGGCCTACGACGCCTTCTACAAGAAGCTGATCGCCCGCATCGACATCGCCGACGTCTCGTCCTCTTTCGCGATGGAGCAGATCAAGTACACCACCGCGCTGCCGCTGCAGTTCGTGCCGGTCGAAAAGGACAAGCAGGTCTGATTGCCGTCGGCCGAAAGGCCGAGGGTTCTGTCCGGCACCGGGGCGTTCGGTCGCTTCAAATTCCCCCGCGACCTCCTATATGCTCGGATCCGGGAGAAGCGCGGCGGCCGCGAAGGCCGGCCCGTCCCTGGGGACGCCGTTCGTTCCCAGGCGGATGGTGAACCGGCGGACCGCCGCCCGAGCGAGGAAGATCGAGGACCCCCATGACCATCGCTGCCGATCGGACGCCGACGTCGCCCGCGCTGATCGACCCGTTCGGGCGCACCGTGTCCTATCTCCGCGTCTCGGTGACGGACCGCTGCGACTTCCGCTGCGTCTACTGCATGGCCGAGGACATGACGTTCCTGCCCAAGCGGGACATCCTGACCCTCGAGGAGCTCGACCGGCTCTGCTCGGCCTTCGTGCGCAAGGGCGTTCGGCGGCTGCGCCTCACCGGCGGCGAACCGCTGGTCCGGCGCGACATCATGCAGCTGTTCCGCTCGCTGTCGCGCCATCTCGATTCGGGCGCGCTCGAGGAACTTACCCTCACCACCAACGGCTCGCAGCTCGGCCGCTACGCCGCCGAACTCGCCGCCTGCGGCGTCCGCCGCGTCAACGTCTCGATCGACACGCTCGACCCGGTCAAGTTCCGCCGCATCACCCGTTGGGGCGACCTCTCCAAGGTGCTCGCCGGCATCGACGCCGCCGAGAAGGCCGGCCTCGGCGTCAAGGTCAACGCGGTGGCGCTGAAGGGCGTCAACGAGGACGAGATCGAGCCGATGATCCGCTGGGCCCACGACCGCGGCTTCGACCTCACGCTGATCGAGACCATGCCGCTCGGCGAGATCGAGCAGGACCGCACCGACCAGTACCTGCCGCTGTCGCGCGTGCGCGCCGACCTGATGGACCGCTTCACCCTCACCGACATCCCCTACAAGACCGGTGGCCCGGCCCGCTACGTCCGCGTCGAGGAGACCGGCGGGCGGCTCGGCTTCATCACGCCGATGACCCACAATTTCTGCGAGAGCTGCAACCGCGTCCGCGTCACCTGCACCGGCACGCTCTACATGTGCCTCGGCCAGGAGGACGCCGCGGACCTGCGCGCGCCGCTGCGCGCCTCGGAGTCCGACCACCTGATCGACGCCGCCATCGACGAGGCGATCGGCCGCAAGCCCAAGGGCCACGACTTCGTCATCGACCGCGAGCGCGCCGCCCCGGCCGTCCACCGCCACATGAGCGTCACCGGCGGCTGATCCCGGGCGCGGGCCGGCACCGGCCCCGAGGCCGAAACCTCGTCACGTCCCGGCGAGTCGGGACGTCACCAGTCGGGCTTCAACTGCAGGAGATCGTGTCGATCCGCCCGGCGCGGTCGAGGCCGATGGTCAGCCGGCCGAACTGGAACTCCATCGTCACCGCCATCCCGAACGGCACGGTGCGCACCAGCTTGGCGCCCGAGCGTGCCTTGATCGCGCCGAGCGTCGCCGCGTCGGGCGTCGCGCCGCGGAAGGAGGCGACCGCCGCCGCGTTGCAGGCCGCGCCCGGGTTCGGCGGCGGATCGTATTGCACCGGCCCGCCCGAACCCGATCCGGACCCGCCCGGCGGTCGGTACTGCACCGGGCCGCCCGAGCCGGGGCCGCGCGGCGGCTGCGGGTCGAACACGCGGCCGTCGGCGATCGGGGGAGGGGGCGGCGGAGCCGCTTGCACGCAGCCCGCCAGCGCCAGGGCCATCGCCGCGATCGTCGTCCGCCTCATGCCGTCCTCCCGAACCGTCTTCCGCGTTCGGGCCAGTCTAGCGCAACGGCGCCGTGGCGGCGACGGCGGCATCACCCCGCCGCCGGCGGATCGAAGGCGCCGACGCCGACCGCGGCCTCGAAGGCGTGCGCCGCCGTCAGCAGGAGGTCCTCGCGCCACATCGGCGCCACCAACTGCAGCCCGACGGGCAGGCCGTCGACCTTGGCGCAGGGCAGGCTCGCCGCCGGCAGGCCGACGAAGTTGAACGGCGCGCAGTTGGCGACCGCCAACCCGAGGTCCGCGCCGCGCCGGCCGCCGAACAGCGTGCGGTCGACCGCGTCGATCGCGCTCTCCGGCGTCACGTAGCGCGGCGCCCGCACCGGCACGGTCGGCATCGCCAAGAGGTCGCAGCCGGCGAAGGCGGCGGCGTACTGCGCAGCGAAGGCCGGCCGTACCGCGTGGGCCTTGGCGGCGAGCCGGCCGTCGTAGCGCTCGTGCGCATAGGTGCCGGCCATCGCCATCAGCTTGAAGTTCAACGGCAGTTCGTGCGAGTGGCCGCGCTTGCCGCGCCCGAAGGCCGCCATGAACGAGGCCGGCCGGAACGCCCCGCCGAAGGCGCCGGCGAAGTTGCCGTCGAGCCCTTGGCGCGCGCCCTCGAGGTAGAGCGGGGTCAGCGCCGCCAGCGCCGAGCGGTGCAGCGGCACCGAGACCGGCACCGCCGTCGCCCCGGCCTCGACCAGCACGGCGATCGCCGCCCGTACCACCTCGTCCACCGCCGCCTCGCCGCCCGGCCAGCCGAAGCCCTCGGCGAGCACGCCGATCCGGAGCCCCGCCACCGGCTTGCCCGTCGCGCCGACGTAGTCCGGCAGCGCCGCCGGCACTTCGCCCTGGCGCGGATCGTAGCCGTCCGGCCCGGCGAGGACGGCGAGCACCGTGGCGAGGTCGGCCACCGTCCGCGTCATCGGCCCGACGAAGTCGATGCTCGGCTCCAGGCCGAACACGCCGCTGTGCGGGATCAGCCCGAAGCTCGCCTTCAGGCCGACGCAGCCGCACCACGCCGCCGGGATCCGGATCGAGCCGCCCTGGTCGCCGCCGATGCCGATGTCGGCCGCACCCGACGCCACCGCCGCCCCCGATCCCGACGACGACCCGCCGGTGACATGGGCGGGGTCGTGCGGGTTCAGCGGGCGGCCGAAGTCGCCGATCCCGGAGAAGCCCGGGCCGCCGAACGAGAAATCCTCCATGTTGGTCTTGCCGATCACCGTCGCGCCGGCGTCGAGCAGCCGCGTCACGATGGTGGCGTCGAAGTCGGGCGTGTAGCCGTCGAGGAAGTGCGAGCCGAGCGTCATCGGCACGCCGGCCACCGCGGTGTGGTCCTTCACCGCCACCCGCTTGCCCGCGAGCGGCCCGGTCGCCGCCCCCGGCACCTCGCAGCGGCGGATGAAGGCGTTGAGCGGGTCCTCGGCCGCCGTCGGGCGCCGCCCGGGATCGCGCGCCAAGTGCCGGCGCGGCGGCCGGTGCTCCTCCAGCCGCATCTCCATGAAGTCGTCGAGCGCGCCGACCTGCTCGGCCATCCGCTCGGCGAAGACCGCCGTCTCGTCCTCCGACAACCGGATCCCCAGCCCCTCCGCCAACTCCGCCACCTGACCACGGTCGAGACGTTGGAACGGCATGGCGATCCTCCCCGGACGCCGCGGTGGCGGCGTTGGATTGTTGATCACGCGATTATTGAAAAGGAAATTACATCCGGCAAGCTGCATTCCGCGCCGCCTGAGATCGAAGTATGGGCAGGCGAAGACCCGTCGCCGGCGGGGGCGCGGCTATCCGTCGGACGTCGCAGCGCACGACCCCGGCGTCGGCGATGCCGGCGGGACGGGATCGCTCGGCACCGCGTCCGCTTCTTCCGGAATCCGCCATGTCAGGAAGAAGGCGGTCGCCGCCGCGATGGCGGGGATCCGGTAGAGGTTGGTCTGCCCGCGCGCGAGTGCTTCCTCGTTGTGGCAGATCAGGTTGACGATGCGCTTCTCGCCCGGTTCGTCCGCCTCGATGTGGAGCCGCTTGGCGACGAAGTCGTTCAGTTGCGTCGTGGTCATGTCGGCTCCCGCCACGGCGATCTCGGCCGCCAGCGCACTGAAGCGGCGATAGAGGTCCTGGTGGAGGCGTGCCTTTTCGGCGAGTCCGAAGGTGCGGTCGAACGCCGCCAGCGCCGTGACGGTGGCGCTGGCGATCACCGCGAGCCAGTTGATCGCGCCCTGGTCGCTGCCGTCCGGGGCGGTCAGCCTTCCGAAGGTAGCGGAACCGCCGATCAGCACCAACGTCATCGCGAGGCGGTTCAGCCCGTCGTAGTGGGCCTTCAGCTTGTTGTGGTAGCGCCGCGACCGGTGGACGGCGAAGTCCAGGTTCGCCAGCCTCGTGGGATCCGCCGGGGTGTCCGCCGCCGTCACGGCCGCCTCCCGCCCGGCCCCTTGGCGCCGCCGACGCCCGGTCCGGACTTCGGTTTGGTTTCGGGGCCTGTTCCCGGCCGCGGATCGGCGACGAACTTTACGGGGCCTGTTCCCGGCCGCGGATCGGGGACGAACTCGGCGTGGCCGGTTCCGATCCGCCGC contains:
- the cobT gene encoding nicotinate-nucleotide--dimethylbenzimidazole phosphoribosyltransferase; protein product: MSLALSALPFDDIRSLVSRMPGPDADAVDAVRRRDARLTKPAGSLGRLETLVEWLAAWQARPTPRVDRPVVSIFAANHGVAARGVSAFPPSVTEQMVANFAAGGAAINQMCVAFDLGLKVLELALEVPTPDITVADAFDEAGCAATIAFGMESVAGGADLLIVGEMGIGNTTVAAAIYHGLYGGDAADWVGRGTGVDDEGLARKRDAVAAAVARLGEGRRDPLEVLRRVGGREIAAMVGALIAARFEHVPVIVDGFVATAAAAVLHAMDPAAVDHVLVGHRSAEGAHGAVLERLGKTALLDLGLRLGEGTGAALAAALVKAAAATHAGMATFDQAGVAEKG
- a CDS encoding sensor histidine kinase codes for the protein MNRRKADRRRETSRAVRDVRERLSSSTGTRPAFDYELMLGYARNRVSAFAAVAVFVAVIAATASYWIALPLAAGWGTAALATLALNWLICRRFLGTSPEDVKLAYWRRQFAITEALFGLAFGALAFLPTAEPGQLGVFAFGALLTAIAVTGMVASNLPQAVIWGTLPMAVFGSAEMAMTQAFVGYTMAGFVVIAEGFFVLLAIRLHETSLTVLEFRAEKDALIAELEQAKAVSDDSRRRAEEANLAKSRFLATMSHELRTPLNAILGFSEIMKGEVFGPMGNDHYREYVTDIHNSGTHLLNLINEILDLSRIEAGRYALNEEAVRLADVVEDCHHLIKLKAKTKGLTIHEQFEPNLPKLWADERGLRQIVLNLLSNAVKFTPTGGEIWVKMGWTAGGGQYVSVRDNGPGIPEEEIPIVLSAFGQGSLAIKTAEQGTGLGLPIVQALVTMHGGTFDLRSKLREGTEVTVTFPPARVMEVMHQIAEPSGPDERRPGGFHDARRRA
- a CDS encoding Lrp/AsnC family transcriptional regulator; its protein translation is MIDRLDRKILSILQEDATIPVAEIGKRVGLSTTPCWRRIQKLEEDGVIRRRVAVLDPKKINAKVTVFVAITTNQHSEEWLKRFAEVIRDFPEVVEFYRMSGQVDYLLRVVVPDIEAYDAFYKKLIARIDIADVSSSFAMEQIKYTTALPLQFVPVEKDKQV
- the moaA gene encoding GTP 3',8-cyclase MoaA; its protein translation is MTIAADRTPTSPALIDPFGRTVSYLRVSVTDRCDFRCVYCMAEDMTFLPKRDILTLEELDRLCSAFVRKGVRRLRLTGGEPLVRRDIMQLFRSLSRHLDSGALEELTLTTNGSQLGRYAAELAACGVRRVNVSIDTLDPVKFRRITRWGDLSKVLAGIDAAEKAGLGVKVNAVALKGVNEDEIEPMIRWAHDRGFDLTLIETMPLGEIEQDRTDQYLPLSRVRADLMDRFTLTDIPYKTGGPARYVRVEETGGRLGFITPMTHNFCESCNRVRVTCTGTLYMCLGQEDAADLRAPLRASESDHLIDAAIDEAIGRKPKGHDFVIDRERAAPAVHRHMSVTGG
- a CDS encoding I78 family peptidase inhibitor, whose product is MRRTTIAAMALALAGCVQAAPPPPPPIADGRVFDPQPPRGPGSGGPVQYRPPGGSGSGSGGPVQYDPPPNPGAACNAAAVASFRGATPDAATLGAIKARSGAKLVRTVPFGMAVTMEFQFGRLTIGLDRAGRIDTISCS
- a CDS encoding amidase family protein yields the protein MPFQRLDRGQVAELAEGLGIRLSEDETAVFAERMAEQVGALDDFMEMRLEEHRPPRRHLARDPGRRPTAAEDPLNAFIRRCEVPGAATGPLAGKRVAVKDHTAVAGVPMTLGSHFLDGYTPDFDATIVTRLLDAGATVIGKTNMEDFSFGGPGFSGIGDFGRPLNPHDPAHVTGGSSSGSGAAVASGAADIGIGGDQGGSIRIPAAWCGCVGLKASFGLIPHSGVFGLEPSIDFVGPMTRTVADLATVLAVLAGPDGYDPRQGEVPAALPDYVGATGKPVAGLRIGVLAEGFGWPGGEAAVDEVVRAAIAVLVEAGATAVPVSVPLHRSALAALTPLYLEGARQGLDGNFAGAFGGAFRPASFMAAFGRGKRGHSHELPLNFKLMAMAGTYAHERYDGRLAAKAHAVRPAFAAQYAAAFAGCDLLAMPTVPVRAPRYVTPESAIDAVDRTLFGGRRGADLGLAVANCAPFNFVGLPAASLPCAKVDGLPVGLQLVAPMWREDLLLTAAHAFEAAVGVGAFDPPAAG